A single genomic interval of Malania oleifera isolate guangnan ecotype guangnan chromosome 13, ASM2987363v1, whole genome shotgun sequence harbors:
- the LOC131145846 gene encoding monooxygenase 2-like codes for MKQFVLSKLGKLSQQFQSVVERTKLVNISCAPLKLRWPWDLLRGEICRGNVCVAGDALHPMTPDIGQGGCSAWEDGVVLARCLGETFLAKTQNGDEWGRIEKAVETYGKERRWRSIGLIATAYAVGMVQQSDGKVMSFCCREFWPDLFSRWLISTAGSLIDSSSGTDLFVDLMCNK; via the coding sequence ATGAAGCAGTTCGTGCTGAGCAAGCTCGGCAAACTCTCTCAACAATTCCAGAGCGTTGTGGAAAGAACCAAGCTCGTCAACATCTCCTGCGCGCCGCTGAAGCTCCGGTGGCCCTGGGATCTTCTCCGGGGAGAGATCTGCAGAGGCAACGTATGCGTCGCCGGCGACGCCCTGCACCCGATGACGCCGGACATTGGCCAGGGCGGCTGCTCCGCCTGGGAAGACGGCGTCGTTCTGGCGAGGTGCCTCGGCGAAACCTTCCTGGCGAAAACACAAAACGGCGACGAATGGGGAAGGATCGAAAAGGCGGTGGAGACGTATGGAAAGGAGAGGAGGTGGAGGAGTATTGGGCTGATAGCGACGGCATACGCGGTGGGGATGGTGCAGCAGAGCGACGGGAAGGTGATGAGCTTTTGTTGCCGGGAATTTTGGCCGGATCTCTTCTCAAGATGGCTGATTTCGACTGCGGGAAGCTTAATTGATTCATCAAGTGGGACTGATTTATTTGTTGATTTGATGTGCAACAAATGA